One segment of Cryptococcus neoformans var. grubii H99 chromosome 2, complete sequence DNA contains the following:
- a CDS encoding large subunit ribosomal protein L37a, translating to MTKRTKKVGVTGKYGTRYGASLRKTVKKMEITQHARYSCPNCGKIAVKRTNVGIWACKGCNKSYAGGAYTFGTPSAATVRSTIRRLREVAEV from the exons ATG ACCAAGCGAACAAAGAAGGTCGGTGTCACCGGTAAATATGGTACCCGTTACGGTGCCTCCCTCAGGAAGAC cgtcaagaagatggaaatTACCCAGCACGCCCGATACTCTTGCCCTAACTGTGGCAAG ATCGCCGTCAAGCGAACCAACGTTGGTATCTGGGCTTGCAAGGGCTGCAACAAGTCTTATGCTGGTGGTGCCTACACCTTCGGTACCCCTTCTGCCGCTACCGTCCGATCTACCATTAGGCGATTGAGGGAGGTTGCTGAGGTTTAA
- a CDS encoding aminopeptidase 2: MLSRGLSRNPHIQRSLLSRNVSQLASPLALRATALSNINKLSSKNSSLQSYRRNFCFCRHDNNMSDIPSVLGGAVAAGAQDDYRLPTSVYPNHYDIVIKTDLLSSPPTFSGEALITLDVNSSTSELVFHLNKELSITNIAISTSDLKTTSSLVIPKEELKLDEEKERATISLGKLPGGGLKEGTKDVKVFFKFESELHASMFGYYRSEGDADENGKKPIYGLTQFEATAARKAFPCWDEPLIKSKFSISMVSRNGNTNLSNMPEISSKPWKAPSNASIEQVFSSSYELGSLLGGSSSFAKTEGKTEGKVEGKTEGKIESSTGSDDWHITKFETSPLMSTYLVAYASGEFVSLESEHKSKLTGKTVPLKIFATKDQIKQAQFALDIKKWALPIYEEIFDIPYALPKLDTLVAHDFDAGAMENWGLITGRTTAYLYDPEKSPLSAKKRVAVVQCHELAHMWFGDIVTMKWWDNLWLNEAFATLMGELIILERVWPEWNPRSQFLKTHLQSALDLDAQRSSHPIEVDCPDSNQIAQIFDSISYSKGASVLRMLAGVVGEEKFLKGVSLYLKKHVYNNAETKDLWEGISEASGLDVAKIMANWTLKTGFPVIKVDESADGKITVTQNRFLSTGDVKPEEDETLWYVPLEIATLDNGKVSVDHSAILQDRSSTFTVANPDAFKLNASTIGVFRVAYSPERLTKLGKQASSFTVEDRVGLVSDAATLARAGYAKTSGSLSLIHELGAAETEFLPWSQIGSALSRLSAAWWEQPEDVRKAINKLRVKLFKPLVQKLGFENAKDDAPDVKELRELVVATAAAAEDPEVIQEMKDRFQPFLEKNDDSRIPPDLQRSIFINAVEHGGKAEYEKILEVFNKPSNPSTKVDAMYALCSARDEALLDRTFAMLEKKVKDQDLYIFFFGFGSNKYARRKVANYFKANYDSLIKRYPDGNGLNYLVKGSFAQLSSRKDLEDVKAFFETKDTRKFKLAVAQTCDSIQAAANWIERDSKDVENWLKENRFL, encoded by the exons atgCTCTCTCGCGGTCTCTCAAGGAACCCGCACATACAACGCAGCCTCCTCTCGCGCAACGTATCCCAACTCGCAAGCCCACTCGCTCTCCGCGCTACTGCCCTCTCC AACATCAACAAACTTTCGAGCAAGaactcttctcttcagTCCTACAGAAGGAATTTTTGTTTCTGCCGACACGATAACAACATGTCTGACATCCCTTCTGTCCTTGGCGGTGCTGTCGCTGCCGGTGCGCAGGATGACTACCGACTGCCCACGAGTGTCTATCCCAAC CACTATGACATTGTGATCAAGACCgaccttctttcttcccctcccacTTTCTCCGGTGAAGCCCTTATCACCCTCGATGTCAACTCCTCCACTTCTGAACTTGTATTCCATCTCAACAAGGAACTCTCCATCACAAACATtgccatctccacctctgACCTCAAGACTACCTCTTCTTTGGTCATCCCGAAAGAAGAACTCAagcttgatgaagagaaggaaagggcgACTATTTCCCTTGGCAAGTTGCCCGGCGGTGGTTTGAAAGAAGGTACCAAGGACGTCAAGGTGTTCTTCAAATTCGAATCCGAGCTGCATGCCTCAATGTTCGGCTACTACAGGAGCGAAGGTGATGCGGACGAAAATGGCAAGAAGCCCAT TTACGGTTTGACCCAATTCGAGGCCACTGCTGCCCGAAAGGCTTTCCCATGTTGGGACGAACCCCTGATCAAATCCAagttctccatctccatggTCTCCCGAAACGGTAACACCAACCTCTCCAACATGCCCGAAATCTCCTCCAAACCTTGGAAGGCTCCTTCCAACGCTTCTATTGAGCAGGTCTTCTCCAGCTCATACGAGCTCGGTTCCCTCCTTGGCGGCTCCAGTTCATTTGCCAAGACAGAGGGAAAGACTGAGGGCAAGGTTGAAGGCAAGACCGAGGGCAAGATAGAGTCTTCTACCGGGTCTGATGATTGGCATATCACCAAGTTTGAGACTTCCCCTCTCATGAGTACTTACCTCGTTGCTTACGCATCTGGAGAATTTGTCTCACTCGAAAGCGAACACAAGAGCAAGCTTACCGGCAAGACTGTGCCCCTCAAGATCTTCGCCACCAAGGACCAGATCAAACAGGCTCAGTTTGCTCTTGACATCAAGAAATGGGCTTTGCCCATCTACGAGGAGATCTTCGACATCCCCTATGCCCTTCCCAAGCTCGACACTCTTGTCGCCCACGATTTCGACGCTGGAGCGATGGAGAACTGGGGTCTTATCACCGGTCGAACCACTGCCTATCTCTACGACCCCGAAAAGTCTCCCCTCTCCGCCAAGAAGCGTGTCGCCGTTGTCCAGTGCCATGAACTTGCTCACATGTGGTTCGGTGACATCGTCACTATGAAGTGGTGGGACAACCTTTGGTTGAACGAGGCTTTCGCTACTCTTATGGGTGAGCTTATCATTCTTGAGCGGGTCTGGCCCGAGTGGAACCCTCGATCCCAGTTCCTCAAGACACATCTTCAAAGTGCTCTCGACCTTGACGCGCAGAGGTCTTCTCACCCCATCGAGGTTGACTGCCCCGACTCCAACCAGATTGCTCAGATCTTTGACTCCATCTCTTACTCCAAGGGTGCTTCCGTGTTGAGGATGCTTGCTGGCGTCGTTGGTGAGGAGAAGTTCTTGAAGGGTGTTTCTCTCTACCTCAAGAAGCACGTCTACAACAACGCAGAGACCAAGGACTTGTGGGAAGGTATCTCTGAAGCATCTGGTTTGGATGTTGCCAAGATCATGGCCAATTGGACGCTCAAGACTGGTTTCCCTGTCATCAAGGTTGATGAGTCTGCCGACGGCAAGATCACTGTCACTCAGAACCGATTCCTTTCCACCGGCGATGTCAAGcccgaagaagatgagactCTCTGGTATGTCCCTCTTGAGATTGCCACTCTCGACAACGGCAAGGTCTCTGTCGACCACTCGGCCATTTTGCAGGACCGATCTTCTACGTTTACCGTTGCCAACCCCGACGCCTTCAAGCTCAATGCTTCCACCATTGGTGTCTTCCGCGTCGCCTACTCTCCCGAAAGGCTCACCAAGCTCGGAAAGCAGGCTTCTAGCTTCACCGTCGAAGACCGAGTTGGCCTTGTCTCTGACGCCGCTACCCTCGCTCGAGCGGGCTACGCCAAGACTAGCGGTTCTCTTAGTCTTATCCACGAACTCGGTGCGGCCGAAACTGAGTTCTTGCCCTGGTCCCAGATCGGTTCCGCGCTCAGCAGGCTTTCTGCTGCTTGGTGGGAACAGCCCGAGGACGTGCGCAAGGCGATCAACAAGCTTAGAGTCAAGCTTTTCAAGCCTCTTGTCCAGAAGCTTGGGTTCGAGAATGCCAAGGACGATGCTCCCGACGTCAAGGAATTGCGAGAGTTGGTGGTAGCTACCGCTGCTGCGGCTGAAGATCCCGAAGTGATccaggagatgaaggaccGCTTCCAGCCCTTCCTCGAGAAGAATGACGATTCTCGTATCCCTCCAGACCTCCAGAGAAGTATCTTTATCAATGCCGTCGAGCACGGTGGAAAGGCCGAGTACGAGAAGATCCTCGAGGTGTTCAACAAGCCTTCCAACCCTAGTACCAAGGTCGATGCCATGTACGCGCTTTGTTCCGCCAGGGACGAGGCATTGTTGGATAGGACTTTTGCCAtgttggaaaagaaggtcAAGGACCAGGATCtttacatcttcttc TTCGGCTTTGGCAGTAACAAGTATGCCCGAAGGAAGGTTGCCAACTACTTCAAGGCCAACTATGACTCT CTCATCAAGCGATACCCCGACGGTAACGGCCTCAACTACCTCGTCAAGGGTTCCTTTGCCCAGCTCTCTAGTCGTAAGGACTTGGAAGACGTCAAGGCGTTCTTCGAGACCAAGG ATACCCGCAAGTTCAAGCTCGCCGTCGCTCAGACTTGCGACTCTATCCAAGCTGCTGCTAACTGGATTGAGAGGGATTCCAAAGACGTGGAAAAC TGGCTCAAGGAGAACCGATTCCTTTAA
- a CDS encoding GTP cyclohydrolase I, which produces MPSTTDPLADSRAAPQSPRSIPTANLNNLSLLSESSTGSWERGRMAGNARSPPTNSILAESLAAGIAPVAAGVNVVEGGNDSSASSGAKGLRAGGAYPQPQRPWPADKGLSRPNPATGRVSFPSAPQYTRQAREGYGFRPKSGQTTPTTGAEASLTYPFPSTSSSRVPRPREDDDDLDHRPDGKSMDQLRGEVREELDKQGLVQAAKGVVEPHMGISGIADEEGLGWPAKSTHLRLHSTPEEKSANMELLTTALRTVLECIGEDPDREGLQRTPERYAKALLWMTKGYEERLVDVINDAVFAEDHDEMVIVRDIEVFSLCEHHLVPFTGKISIGYIPSKLVLGLSKLARIAETFSRRLQVQERLTKQVALAVEEAIRPRGVAVVMEASHMCMSMRGVQKPGATTVTSTMLGCFRQQQKTREEFLTLIRTPSAARH; this is translated from the exons ATGCCTTCCACAACTGACCCTCTCGCTGACTCCCGCGCAGCCCCTCAGTCTCCTCGTTCTATCCCCACCGCCAACCTCAACaacctctctctcctctccgaATCTTCTACTGGTTCTTGGGAACGCGGCAGGATGGCAGGCAACGCTCGTTCGCCGCCCACGAATTCTATCCTTGCCGAATCACTCGCAGCTGGTATTGCTCCCGTGGCGGCGGGCGTAAATGTCGTCGAAGGCGGTAACGACTCATCCGCATCTAGTGGAGCCAAAGGTTTGAGGGCTGGCGGAGCTtaccctcaacctcaacgtCCTTGGCCCGCTGACAAGGGCCTTTCCCGTCCTAACCCTGCTACTGGTAGGGTATCCTTCCCTTCCGCCCCCCAATATACTCGTCAGGCACGTGAAGGCTACGGCTTCCGCCCCAAGTCTGGTCAGACAACCCCTACCACCGGTGCGGAAGCTAGCCTGACTTATCCTTTCCCCAGTACCAGCTCTTCTAGGGTTCCAAGGCCcagagaggatgatgatgatcttgATCATAGACCGGATGGGAAGTCAATGGACCAATTGAGAGGTGAGGTTAGGGAAGAATTGGACAAACAGGGGTTGGTGCAGGCCGCCAAGGGGGTTGTTGAACCTCACATGGGTATCTCTGGGAttgctgatgaagagggtCTCGGATGGCCTG CTAAGTCTACACATCTCCGTTTGCACTCCACTCCCGAAGAGAAGTCCGCCAACATGGAGCTCCTCACCACTGCTCTTCGAACGGTGCTTGAATGCATTGGTGAAGACCCTGACCGAGAAGGATTGCAACGTACCCCAGAGAGATATGCCAAGGCTTTGTTATGGATGACTAAGGGTTACGAGGAGAGGCTTGTGGATGTGATTAACGATGCAGTCTTTGCCGAGGACCACGATGAGATGGTTATCGTGAGAGATATTGAGGTGTTTAGTCTTTGCGAGCATCACTTGGTCCCTTTCACTGGAAAG ATTTCGATTGGCTACATCCCCAGCAAGCTTGTTTTGGGCCTTTCCAAGCTCGCTCGTATTGCCGAAACTTTCTCCCGTCGTCTTCAAGTTCAAGAACGTCTCACAAAGCAAGTTGCTCTTGCTGTTGAAGAGGCTATCCGCCCTCGAGGTGTCGCTGTTGTGATGGAAGCTTC GCACATGTGCATGTCTATGAGAGGTGTTCAGAAGCCTGGCGCGACCACTGTCACCAGCACCATGTTGGGATGTTTCAGGCAACAGCAAAAGACGCGAGAAGAG TTCTTGACTCTGATCCGTACCCCCAGCGCTGCCAGGCATTAA
- a CDS encoding 26S proteasome regulatory subunit N9 codes for MEIDPPASSSTSPAAYLDSQLASGPEELKPWWTKIKDQYERKLWHNLTVTLTQFVFLPGTGQYQIELFEKFITAVESKINALKLVEIARRVGREFSEPDLTLKFLQSVHSRLASPYPRPATDSTPEVPAPAPPAASAFALSLSSIAYAQLLLGDLSACKSSLDECEKILSEQDTVEPVVNAGYYGVAGDYFKVKADYAPYYKNALLYLACVDVNAELEAEDRKSRAHDLCIAALLGETIYNFGELLQHPILQTLVGTEYEWIKSMISAFNAGEIGKFESLCNNLPNEPILEASLSFLRQKICLMALIQTVFARPRDGSSRLMTFQSIGEATRLPVHEVEHLIMKALSLRLIRGSLDQVDGTADITWVQPRVLEGKQLDTLAEQFKAWTESVGKTEKKVEEQAKAAKTQVLVQ; via the exons ATGGAAATTGACCCTCcagcatcctcctcaacgTCTCCCGCAGCTTACCTTGACTCTCAACTCGCTTCGGGCCCAGAGGAGCTCAAGCCTTGGTGGACTAAGATCAAGGACCAGTATGAACGAAA GTTGTGGCATAACTTGACTGTCACATTGACCCAGTTTGTGTTCCTTCCCGGGACTGGACAGTACCAGATCGAGCTGTTTGAGAA GTTCATTACAGCAGTTGAGAGTAAGATCAACGCTTTAAAGCTGGTAGAGATTGCCCGACGAGTTGGTCGCGAATTCTCCG AACCCGATCTTACTCTCAAATTCCTTCAGTCCGTTCATTCACGCCTCGCCTCGCCCTATCCCAGACCCGCTACGGATTCTACTCCCGAAGTTCCCGCTCCCGCACCACCTGCAGCTTCAGCCTTcgccctttccctctcttctatCGCTTATGCTCAACTTCTCCTTGGCGATCTTTCTGCTTGCAAATCATCCTTGGACGAATGCGAGAAGATCTTATCTGAACAAGATACAGTGGAACCTGTGGTGAATGCTGGATACTATGGTGTAGCGGGTGATTATTTCAAGGTCAAGGCAGATTATGCGCCGTATTACAAGAATGCGTTGTTGTATCTTGCTTGTGTGGACGTGAATGCGGAGTTGGAAGCGGAGGACAGAAAGAGTCGGGCACATGACTTGTGTATTGCGGCATTGCTGGGAGAGACCATCTATAATTTTGGAGAGCTG CTGCAACACCCTATCCTCCAAACACTCGTCGGCACAGAGTACGAATGGATCAAGTCCATGATCTCCGCCTTCAATGCCGGTGAAATTGGCAAATTCGAGTCGCTTTGCAACAACCTCCCAAACGAACCCATATTGGAagcttccctctccttcttgcgCCAAAAAATCTGTCTGATGGCGCTTATTCAGACCGTTTTTGCTAGACCGAGGGATGGGTCAAGTAGATTGATGACGTTCCAGAGCATCGGGGAGGCGACAAGATTGCCTGTGCACGAGGTCGAACACCTGATCATGAAGGCTTTGAG TTTGAGGCTCATTCGGGGTTCCCTCGATCAAGTAGACGGTACAGCAGACATCACATGGGTTCAGCCTAGAGTCCTTGAGGGCAAGCAGCTTGATACCTTGGCGGAGCAATTCAAAGCCTGGACTGAAAGCGTGGGcaagacggagaagaaggttgaggagcaAGCGAAAGCCGCCAAGACACAGGTATTGGTACAGTAG
- a CDS encoding potassium channel protein, producing the protein MGISSPRHASLATTKRSRRQHLPLTRRNVMGKQQNQTATRENCHVKDASSRSRRMLKKKYLRSFAKYCPLISATLAPFSTLMDIPALSQRWYSNNGVTQPDPKASLILSAVGLALNVVANILLVIRFSSKAPFWVNHSTKWSLYCWLGKTVVAAINLILFGILTRNEAGYRYLEGFWCAIVSFIGSSLISLTLLFHYFLAFGHSKSDNSDMRSEGRRFMLSVTAFVAILAVQSLVFSKIEGWDYVTGIYMSVQTALTIGYGDYVPTTTAGKVLIFPFAVLTISQLGNEIALIIGFIKQRAEERRNKWRQSFEGAMHREANSLRPKAGLTEEMALVYRINSREEIMSQMYDLIWSAMALVVFWVLGATAFSQIEGWTYGNAIYMCMILSLTIGFGDYTPVQPAGKVVFIVYALMAVPIVTSFAVQTITGLLSTVSQRNVNRESFMIEQKRSPDAFAPHMDYIARYHKSYADLRDKILQGNIASDGHDGGRENENDNSEGEDNEVGARAEAEAEERRGNASNESERDLQNEGSTKVNVQGAEEKGLDEVTDQIREMEKEDLKEDARREEGESSSHGLNSDNDRTEQSTYPAVAESESGSHFIISKEERQLEVDLLKQLLAKTVSFEVEARQMLLDSMEKSVERTILLADRNVQIRDVRAVRGDDANIVSVWAGEEQAQRNATEKDKDNKSSSTPRADPDKPHHFKENPSDMLTRVSNYRSLFAEILVLGGILQKLEGAELKQFERWRGRPLGAMDSRDGDEGHEEDEEMDGEIPEVVHGRVESGAEDMKAVGKERWSGLMKDLIRRKLRKMTHKDGWDKGDMV; encoded by the exons ATGGGCATATCATCTCCTCGGCATGCCTCTTTAGCAACAACCAAACGCTCAAGGCGGCAGCATCTTCCCTTGACAAGGAGAAATGTAATGGGCAAGCAGCAGAACCAGACAGCCACGAGGGAGAACTGTCATGTCAAGGACGCCTCATCAAGGTCTCGCAGAATGCTTAAGAAAAAATATCTGCGAAGTTTTGCAAAGTACTGCCCCTTGATATCCGCCACTCTTGCTCCGTTTTCGACGCTGATGGATATTCCGGCGTTAAGT CAAAGATGGTATAGTAATAATGGAGTCACCCAGCCTGACCCAAAAGCATCTTTAATTCTGTCGGCGGTGGGCCTTGCTCTAAACGTGGTTGCCAATATCCTGTTGGTCATACGCTTCTCTTCAAAAGCCCCTTTTTGGGTCAATCACTCCACCAA ATGGTCTCTATATTGCTGGTTAGGAAAAACAGTCGTCGCCGCCatcaacctcatcctcttcggtATCCTCACTCGTAACGAAGCAGGCTACCGGTATCTTGAAGGCTTCTGGTGTGCAATCGTATCTTTTATAGGCTCAAGCCTCATCTCCCTCACATTGCTATTCCACTATTTCCTGGCTTTTGGACACTCGAAATCTGATAACTCAGATATGAGAAGTGAAGGACGGCGCTTCATGCTCTCGGTCACCGCTTTCGTTGCGATCTTGGCTGTGCAAAGCTTGGTTTTCTCAAAAATTGAGGGTTGGGATTACGTTACCGGGATATACATGTCAGTCCAAACTGCACTTACTATTGGTTATGGGGATTATGTCCCGACTACAACAGCGGGGAAGGTCCTCATTTTCCCCTTTGCTGTGCTCACCATAAGCCAACTGGGTAATGAAATTGCTTTGATCATCGGTTTCATCAAACAgagagcagaagagaggaggaacaaGTGGAGGCAAAGCTTCGAAGGCGCAATGCATCGGGAAGCCAATTCTTTGAGGCCAAAAGCGGGTTTGACGGAAGAGATGGCGTTGGTGTATAGGATTAACTCCCGAGAGGAAAT AATGAGTCAAATGTATGACTTGATATGGAGTGCGATGGCTCTAGTTGTGTTCTGGGTGTTAGGGGCGACAGCGTTCTCACAGATAGAAGGATGGACGTATGG CAATGCGATATACATGTGTATGATTCTATCTCTTACTATAGGATTCGGCGACTACACACCTGTACAACCTGCCGGCAAAGTTGTTTTTATCGTATACGCACTTATGGCTGTACCCATCGTTACTTCTTTTGCAGTGCAAACCATCACCGGTCTG CTGAGCACAGTTTCACAACGCAATGTCAATCGTGAAAGTTTCATGATCGAACAGAAACGTTCCCCAGATGCTTTTGCTCCGCATATGGATTACATTGCGAGGTACCACAAATCGTACGCCGATTTGAGGGATAAGATTCTACAAGGAAACATTGCGTCAGATGGGCatgatggtggaagagagaatgaAAATGACAATAGTGAAGGCGAGGACAACGAAGTAGGAGCaagagcagaagcagaagcagaagaacgAAGAGGGAATGCGTCGAACGAATCTGAGAGGGATCTACAAAATGAAGGTAGTACAAAAGTCAATGTTCAGGGTgccgaggagaaggggttAGATGAAGTGACAGACCAAATCcgggaaatggagaaggaagaccTCAAAGAAGACGCCCGACGAGAGGAAGGTGAATCATCAAGCCACGGCTTGAACTCCGATAATGACCGAACAGAACAATCAACCTATCCGGCCGTAGCTGAGTCGGAGTCTGGTAGTCATTTTATCATCTCCAAAGAAGAACGTCAGCTTGAGGTCGATTTGCTGAAGCAATTGTTGGCCAAGACCGTCAgttttgaggttgaggcgAGGCAGATGTTGTTGGATAGCATGGAAAAGAGTGTCGAGCGAACAATCTTGCTCGCGGACCGAAATG TGCAGATCCGAGATGTAAGGGCCGTAAGAGGGGATGATGCCAACATCGTGTCCGTCTGGGCGGGGGAAGAGCAAGCACAGCGTAACGCGACGGAAAAAGACAAGGATAACAAATCGTCTTCAACTCCGAGAGCAGACCCTGATAAACCACATCATTTCAAAGAGAACCCTTCGGACATGCTTACCAGGGTAAGCAATTATCGCTCTTTGTTCGCCGAGATCCTGGTGTTGGGTGGGATATTACAGAAGCTTGAAGGTGCTGAGTTGAAGCAATTTGAGAGGTGGCGTGGAAGGCCGCTGGGAGCGATGGATAGcagggatggggatgaagggcatgaagaggatgaagagatggatggtgAGATACCGGAAGTAGTTCATGGACGGGTGGAAAGTGGTGCCGAGGACATGAAGGCAGTGGGTAAAGAGAGATGGTCGGGCTTGATGAAGGATTTGATAAGACGGAAATTGAGAAAGATGACGCATAAAGATGGGTGGGATAAGGGCGATATGGTCTAA